One window from the genome of Thermus sediminis encodes:
- a CDS encoding response regulator transcription factor translates to MARILLVEDEPLVAHTVRRMLEKAGHQVDWVPSGQAALERLGEAYDLVVCDLVMPGVSGLEVIRQVRARGATPVLALSASVSTKSQEEALEAGAQAFLGKPFEGQALLAQVGRLLREGEGA, encoded by the coding sequence ATGGCCCGGATTCTCCTGGTTGAGGACGAGCCCCTGGTGGCCCACACGGTCCGGCGCATGCTGGAAAAGGCCGGTCACCAGGTGGACTGGGTCCCCTCGGGCCAGGCGGCCCTGGAAAGGCTAGGGGAGGCCTACGACCTGGTGGTCTGCGACCTGGTGATGCCGGGGGTTTCGGGCCTCGAGGTCATCCGCCAGGTGCGGGCCCGCGGGGCCACCCCGGTCCTGGCCCTTTCCGCTAGCGTCTCCACAAAGAGCCAGGAGGAGGCCCTCGAGGCTGGAGCCCAAGCCTTTTTGGGAAAGCCCTTTGAGGGCCAGGCCCTCCTCGCCCAGGTGGGCAGGCTTCTCCGGGAGGGAGAAGGGGCATAG